CTCAATGGGAATGCCTCTTATCATCTCTATATCCATAGGCGTCTAATTGATGATGAAACGGACTCCAAGCCCGAACTGTGTCGTGAACTTTCCCAGAGAACTGCCCCATAGCACTCGTTCGCGCACATGGGCAAGCAGCACGATACGGTCCGTCACATAGCTTTCCAACTCCAGCGTCAGGGCTCCGCCATAGACGAAGGCATCCCGGTAGGAAAGCATGGAACCGTCATACAGAACCTTTTCTCCCCAGTTCAAGGTCTCATATCCCACCAGGGCGGAACCGCCAACAGAAAGGAAGAATATCTTCGCCGGGTCGGACAGGAACTTCAAGTAGTAGCCACCCTCCGCAGTAAACTGGGCCCGTGGGACG
The window above is part of the Butyricimonas paravirosa genome. Proteins encoded here:
- a CDS encoding conjugal transfer protein TraO is translated as MKKYLFLFAVCVSLALSSGQAYAQRYLPGMKGVELRGGFAGNLKSPVDWYTGFALSGYTKRANHWVAGVEYLLKNYGYRGTSVPRAQFTAEGGYYLKFLSDPAKIFFLSVGGSALVGYETLNWGEKVLYDGSMLSYRDAFVYGGALTLELESYVTDRIVLLAHVRERVLWGSSLGKFTTQFGLGVRFIIN